One window of the Natrinema sp. CBA1119 genome contains the following:
- a CDS encoding co-chaperone YbbN has product MAATSKPRRLETGDELDDFVDARDVALVEFYTSGCAMCQAMEPVLGNVARATDVAIGMVNPGDDIELVDRFDIRSVPTLILFEDGAETARLAEGFQGGDAVTEFLAEHVPTAVDAD; this is encoded by the coding sequence ATGGCCGCGACCAGTAAACCGCGCCGACTCGAGACCGGCGACGAACTCGACGACTTCGTAGACGCCCGCGACGTGGCGCTCGTGGAGTTTTACACCAGCGGCTGTGCGATGTGCCAGGCCATGGAACCCGTCCTGGGAAACGTCGCTCGCGCCACGGACGTCGCGATCGGGATGGTCAACCCCGGCGACGACATCGAACTCGTCGACCGGTTCGATATCCGATCGGTGCCGACGCTGATCCTCTTCGAGGACGGAGCGGAAACCGCGCGGCTGGCGGAGGGGTTCCAAGGCGGCGACGCCGTCACTGAGTTCCTGGCCGAGCACGTTCCGACCGCCGTCGACGCCGACTGA